One genomic window of Streptomyces sp. NBC_01498 includes the following:
- a CDS encoding penicillin acylase family protein, translating to MPANSTSPATKKKGRRARFVVIVLVLALVAGVGYGAYWGVSTVRASLPQTTGTVKVPGLDGRVEVKRDRYGIPQIYANTDRDLFRAQGYVQAQDRFWEMDVRRHMTAGRLSEMFGEGQVETDEFLRTLGWRRVAQEEYDTKLSDETKKNLQSYADGVNDYLKGRDGEDISVEYAALGFTNDYRPTKWTPVDSVAWLKAMAWDLRANMQDEIDRSLLTSRMDEEQIEDLYPSYPYDRNKPIVTEGAVDPGTGRYDPKAEPGDATGDGTGTGGTDPGAGLGTGTGTGTGSGAGGTPTGPGTGTGGETGDSTDPGAVTEGLDSQLDALSTTLDEIPALLGPSGSGIGSNSWVVAGEYTTTGKPLLANDPHLAPQLPSVWYQMGLHCRSFTEDCGYDVAGYTFAGMPGVIIGHNKDIAWGMTNLGADVTDLYLEKVTGDTYLYDNQQKKFLTRQETIKVAGGKSRTITVRSTERGPLVSDRNPELRRVGDKAPVTNSAPDRADGYAVSLQWTALEPGRSMDAVFEINKAKDFASFRKAARSFEVPSQNLIYADTKGTIGYQAPGRIPIRAKGDGSVPAPGWDPAYRWKDYISFDELPYEENPERGYIVTANQAVIDAGDYPYPLTEDWGYGARSQRINDLITSKIKDGGKISTDDMRTMQNDNRSEIATQLMPHLLKIDVSDPAIREAQKLLEGWDSSQEPDSAAAAYFNAVWRNVLKLAFGNKLPKEMRVRGECLNVLPADSTGPVDDLTQPVRECGQRSVSSAQPDGGDRWFEIVRRILKDEDNVWWQSPATRFEDPTKTRDALLLRALTDARWELTAKLGKDVSSWSWGRLHQLNLENQTLGTEGPGFVKTLLNRGPWNLGGGEATVNATGWSAAGDYEVSWVPSMRMVVNVGEWDKSRWINLTGASGHAYSPNYTDQTEKWTKGELLDWPFGSRAVEASTGDTLTLVP from the coding sequence ATGCCCGCCAACTCAACGTCCCCTGCCACCAAGAAGAAGGGGCGACGCGCCCGCTTTGTCGTGATCGTCCTGGTGCTGGCCCTGGTAGCAGGTGTGGGCTACGGCGCCTACTGGGGCGTGAGTACCGTGCGTGCCTCGCTTCCCCAGACCACCGGCACCGTCAAAGTGCCCGGACTCGACGGCAGGGTGGAGGTCAAGCGCGACCGCTACGGCATTCCGCAGATCTACGCGAACACCGACCGGGACCTGTTCCGCGCGCAGGGCTACGTCCAGGCGCAGGACCGCTTCTGGGAGATGGACGTCCGGCGCCACATGACCGCGGGCCGTCTCTCCGAGATGTTCGGCGAGGGCCAGGTCGAGACGGACGAATTCCTGCGCACGCTCGGCTGGCGGCGGGTGGCCCAGGAGGAGTACGACACCAAGCTCTCGGACGAGACGAAGAAGAACCTCCAGTCGTACGCGGACGGCGTCAACGACTACCTGAAGGGCCGCGACGGCGAGGACATCTCCGTCGAGTACGCCGCCCTGGGCTTCACCAACGACTACCGGCCCACGAAGTGGACCCCCGTCGACTCGGTGGCCTGGCTGAAGGCGATGGCCTGGGACCTGCGCGCGAACATGCAGGACGAGATCGACCGTTCCCTGCTCACCAGCAGGATGGACGAGGAGCAGATCGAGGACCTCTACCCGTCGTACCCGTACGACAGGAACAAGCCGATCGTGACCGAGGGCGCGGTCGACCCGGGCACGGGCCGGTACGACCCCAAGGCCGAACCGGGCGACGCGACGGGCGACGGAACGGGCACGGGCGGCACCGACCCGGGTGCGGGCCTCGGCACCGGCACCGGTACGGGTACGGGCTCCGGCGCCGGCGGGACGCCCACCGGACCGGGCACCGGCACCGGCGGGGAGACCGGCGACTCCACGGACCCGGGCGCCGTCACCGAGGGTCTTGACTCCCAGCTCGACGCCCTCTCCACGACCCTCGACGAGATCCCCGCCCTCCTCGGCCCCAGCGGCAGCGGCATCGGCTCCAACTCCTGGGTCGTCGCCGGCGAGTACACGACGACCGGCAAGCCCCTGCTCGCCAACGACCCGCACCTGGCGCCCCAGCTGCCGTCCGTCTGGTACCAGATGGGCCTGCACTGCCGCAGCTTCACCGAGGACTGCGGGTACGACGTCGCCGGCTACACCTTCGCGGGCATGCCCGGTGTGATCATCGGTCACAACAAGGACATCGCCTGGGGCATGACCAACCTCGGCGCGGACGTGACCGACCTCTATCTGGAGAAGGTCACCGGCGACACGTACCTGTACGACAACCAGCAGAAGAAGTTCCTCACCCGCCAGGAAACGATCAAGGTCGCGGGGGGCAAGAGCCGGACCATCACCGTCCGCTCCACCGAGCGCGGCCCGCTGGTCTCCGACCGCAACCCCGAACTGCGCCGGGTCGGCGACAAGGCCCCGGTCACCAACTCCGCCCCCGACCGCGCCGACGGCTACGCGGTCTCCCTCCAGTGGACCGCGCTGGAACCGGGCCGCTCCATGGACGCCGTCTTCGAGATCAACAAGGCCAAGGACTTCGCGTCCTTCCGCAAGGCGGCCCGGAGCTTCGAGGTCCCCTCGCAGAACCTGATCTACGCGGACACCAAGGGCACCATCGGTTACCAGGCGCCCGGCCGGATCCCGATCCGCGCCAAGGGCGACGGCTCGGTGCCGGCGCCCGGCTGGGACCCGGCATACCGCTGGAAGGACTACATCTCCTTCGACGAGCTTCCTTATGAGGAGAACCCGGAGCGCGGCTACATCGTCACCGCCAACCAGGCCGTCATCGACGCGGGTGACTATCCGTACCCGCTGACCGAGGACTGGGGCTACGGCGCCCGGAGCCAGCGGATCAACGACCTCATCACGTCGAAGATCAAGGACGGCGGCAAGATCTCCACGGACGACATGCGCACCATGCAGAACGACAACCGCAGCGAGATCGCCACGCAGCTCATGCCGCACCTGCTCAAGATCGACGTGTCGGACCCGGCGATCCGCGAGGCCCAGAAGCTGCTCGAAGGCTGGGACTCCTCGCAGGAACCGGACTCGGCGGCGGCGGCGTACTTCAACGCGGTCTGGCGCAACGTCCTGAAGCTCGCCTTCGGGAACAAGCTTCCCAAGGAGATGCGTGTCCGGGGGGAGTGCCTCAACGTGCTCCCGGCCGACAGCACGGGCCCCGTGGACGACCTCACCCAACCGGTGCGGGAGTGCGGTCAGCGCTCGGTGAGCTCGGCGCAGCCGGACGGCGGCGACCGCTGGTTCGAGATCGTCCGCAGGATCCTCAAGGACGAGGACAACGTTTGGTGGCAGTCGCCCGCGACGCGGTTCGAGGATCCCACCAAGACGCGTGACGCCCTTCTGCTGCGGGCCCTGACGGACGCGCGCTGGGAGCTGACGGCCAAGCTCGGCAAGGACGTCTCCAGCTGGAGCTGGGGCCGGCTGCACCAGCTGAACCTGGAGAACCAGACCCTCGGTACGGAGGGCCCCGGCTTCGTCAAGACCCTGCTGAACCGCGGCCCGTGGAACCTGGGCGGCGGCGAGGCCACGGTCAACGCCACCGGCTGGAGCGCGGCCGGCGACTACGAGGTCTCGTGGGTCCCGTCCATGCGGATGGTGGTCAACGTCGGCGAGTGGGACAAGTCCCGGTGGATCAACCTGACGGGCGCCTCCGGGCACGCGTACAGCCCGAACTACACCGACCAGACCGAGAAGTGGACCAAGGGCGAACTGCTCGACTGGCCGTTCGGCAGCCGGGCGGTGGAGGCGAGCACGGGAGACACCCTGACGCTCGTGCCGTGA